One segment of candidate division KSB1 bacterium DNA contains the following:
- a CDS encoding glycoside hydrolase family 3 C-terminal domain-containing protein produces the protein MLILTCSGRAWTQQRVPPAAEGRIDSLLAVMTLEEKLGQLNQLSGPWRDTLSVELKAMISRGEVGSLLNVVGAEGTREAQEIVLKESRLRIPLLFGLDVIHGFRTIFPIPLAEAATWDVAAVERAARVSALEATAAGIHWTFAPMVDIARDPRWGRIAEGSGEDPHLGAVMAVARVRGFQGTDLQAPDALLACAKHFAAYGGAEGGRDYNTVDLSERTLREIYLRPFQAAVAAGAGSLMSAFNEIGGVPSSANHWLLTKVLREEWHFNGFVVSDWNAIGELLAHGVAANRAAAGALALQAGVDMDMESRIYLQDLAPLVREKRLPEDFINQAVRRVLQAKQRLGLFGDPFRGSSKAREQAMLLHPGHIALARELAQKAIVLLKNEKNLLPLRRDMRTLAVLGPLADDRSAPLGPWHCDGKPEDVVTVLQGIKAAVSPGTKVLHARGCPVDSHDTRGFAAARRLALQAEAVILVVGENEEMSGEAASRAHLQLPGVQEEFVRLIHATGKPVIVVLMNGRPLTVPWLAEQVPALVESWFLGVQHGHAVADVLFGAVNPSGKLPVTFPRSEGQIPLYYNFKQTGRPPGEDKYTSKYLDFTSTPLFPFGYGLSYTTFTYSNLRLSAAKIRRQDSLRVSVEIQNTGSRSGEEIVQLYVRDEVGSVTRPVKELKDFRRVALAAGESKTVAFVLHPMQLAFYNLDMKWTPEPGTFKVFVGKNSNEVLEARFELVE, from the coding sequence GTTGAACTGAAGGCGATGATCAGCAGGGGGGAAGTCGGTTCGTTGCTCAATGTCGTCGGTGCGGAGGGCACGCGCGAGGCGCAGGAAATCGTCCTCAAAGAATCGCGGCTGCGAATTCCGCTGCTTTTCGGCCTGGATGTGATTCATGGTTTTCGCACTATTTTTCCGATCCCGCTGGCCGAGGCCGCAACATGGGACGTGGCGGCGGTGGAACGGGCGGCACGCGTCAGCGCGCTGGAAGCCACGGCCGCGGGCATACATTGGACTTTTGCACCGATGGTTGACATCGCGCGTGATCCGCGCTGGGGCCGCATCGCCGAAGGCTCGGGCGAGGACCCGCATCTGGGCGCGGTTATGGCAGTGGCGCGGGTGCGCGGCTTTCAGGGAACCGACTTGCAAGCGCCGGATGCGCTGCTGGCCTGCGCCAAACATTTCGCCGCCTATGGCGGTGCCGAAGGCGGCCGTGATTACAACACGGTCGACCTGTCCGAGCGCACGCTGCGCGAAATTTACCTGCGGCCGTTTCAAGCGGCGGTGGCGGCCGGCGCCGGCAGTCTGATGTCCGCCTTCAACGAAATCGGCGGCGTGCCCAGCTCTGCCAACCATTGGTTGCTCACCAAAGTTTTGCGCGAAGAGTGGCATTTCAACGGCTTTGTGGTGAGTGATTGGAATGCCATAGGCGAATTGCTGGCGCACGGTGTGGCCGCCAATCGCGCCGCTGCGGGGGCGCTCGCCCTGCAGGCCGGAGTGGACATGGACATGGAAAGCCGCATCTATTTGCAGGACCTGGCGCCCCTGGTACGCGAAAAAAGGCTCCCGGAGGATTTCATCAATCAGGCTGTGCGCCGTGTGCTGCAGGCCAAGCAGCGGCTGGGCCTGTTCGGCGATCCTTTCCGCGGAAGCAGCAAGGCTCGCGAGCAAGCCATGCTCCTGCATCCCGGGCACATTGCACTGGCGCGCGAGCTGGCGCAAAAAGCCATTGTGCTGCTGAAGAATGAAAAAAATCTCCTGCCGTTGCGCCGGGACATGCGCACGCTGGCGGTGTTGGGGCCGCTCGCCGATGATCGCTCCGCACCCCTGGGGCCGTGGCATTGCGACGGCAAACCCGAAGACGTGGTCACGGTTTTGCAGGGCATCAAAGCCGCCGTTTCCCCCGGCACCAAAGTCCTGCACGCTCGCGGCTGTCCGGTGGACAGCCATGACACCCGCGGCTTTGCCGCAGCCCGGCGCCTTGCTCTGCAGGCCGAGGCCGTGATTCTGGTGGTCGGTGAAAATGAAGAGATGAGCGGCGAAGCCGCCAGTCGCGCGCATCTGCAATTGCCCGGGGTGCAGGAAGAATTCGTCCGCCTGATTCACGCCACCGGCAAACCGGTGATTGTGGTATTGATGAATGGCCGGCCGCTGACCGTGCCGTGGCTCGCGGAGCAGGTGCCGGCGCTGGTGGAATCGTGGTTTCTCGGCGTGCAACACGGCCATGCCGTGGCGGACGTGCTGTTCGGCGCAGTCAATCCCAGTGGCAAGCTGCCTGTCACCTTTCCACGCAGCGAAGGCCAGATTCCGCTGTATTACAATTTTAAACAAACCGGCCGGCCGCCGGGGGAGGACAAATACACCTCCAAGTATCTCGACTTCACCAGCACGCCGCTCTTTCCCTTCGGCTACGGCTTGAGCTACACTACTTTCACCTACAGCAACTTGCGCCTGAGCGCCGCAAAAATCCGCCGGCAGGATTCCCTGCGTGTGTCGGTCGAGATTCAGAACACCGGCAGCCGCAGCGGTGAAGAGATTGTGCAGCTCTATGTGCGCGACGAGGTCGGCAGCGTGACCCGGCCGGTGAAAGAGCTCAAGGATTTCCGCCGTGTGGCGCTGGCTGCGGGGGAGAGCAAAACCGTGGCCTTCGTCCTGCACCCCATGCAACTGGCCTTCTACAATCTCGACATGAAATGGACGCCGGAACCGGGCACATTCAAAGTCTTCGTCGGCAAAAACTCCAATGAGGTTTTGGAGGCGCGTTTTGAGTTGGTGGAATAA
- a CDS encoding sugar ABC transporter substrate-binding protein, with translation MSWWNNTRPAAPAGVRRLRCHNWRCVARRGSSARPGHAGRLQNALAMLCALALSACQSDQEEKTVIKFWAMGAEGEYVQQLLPEFHRRHPGVAVKIQSIPWTAAHEKLLTAYAGNSLPDMCQLGNTWIPEFVLLQALENLQPWIDSSRVIQPRNYFPGIWDTNVLQGAVFGIPWYVDTRVLFYRKDILQQAGWEQAPRTWQEWLEVSRRIKQLPGGENKYALLLPTNEWAPFVITGLQAGSRLLRDDNRYGDFSNPAFTRAFEFLMQFYREKLAPVGITQVTNIYQGMAEGFFAMYLTGPWNIGEFRKRLPADLQDDWMTAPLPGPEEHTPGVSLAGGSSLVMFKRSPHKPEVWKLIAYLSEPRQQLAFYRITGDLPAVRAAWQDTSLTNNRHVQAFYRQLEHVVPTPKIPEWEQIAMKVQQYAEIGSLQRRPVAEVLAALDREVDLILEKRRWLLEVRSHD, from the coding sequence TTGAGTTGGTGGAATAACACCCGCCCGGCCGCGCCTGCCGGTGTGCGGCGGTTGCGCTGTCATAATTGGCGGTGTGTGGCACGCCGCGGCAGCTCTGCAAGGCCGGGGCATGCCGGCCGGCTGCAGAATGCCCTGGCGATGTTGTGTGCACTTGCGCTGAGCGCGTGCCAATCCGACCAGGAGGAGAAAACTGTCATTAAATTCTGGGCCATGGGCGCGGAAGGCGAATACGTGCAACAGCTCCTGCCGGAATTCCACCGCCGCCACCCCGGCGTCGCCGTCAAGATTCAAAGCATTCCGTGGACGGCCGCGCACGAGAAATTGCTCACCGCCTATGCCGGCAATTCCCTGCCCGACATGTGCCAGCTCGGCAACACCTGGATTCCCGAGTTTGTACTGCTGCAGGCACTGGAGAATTTGCAACCCTGGATCGACAGCTCGCGCGTGATTCAGCCGCGAAACTACTTTCCCGGCATCTGGGACACCAACGTGCTGCAGGGCGCGGTCTTCGGCATTCCGTGGTATGTTGATACCCGGGTGTTGTTCTATCGCAAAGACATTCTGCAGCAAGCCGGCTGGGAGCAGGCGCCGCGCACCTGGCAGGAATGGCTCGAGGTCTCACGCCGCATCAAACAACTGCCGGGCGGGGAAAACAAATACGCCCTGTTGTTGCCAACCAATGAATGGGCGCCGTTCGTGATCACCGGTTTGCAGGCCGGTTCGCGCCTGTTGCGCGATGACAATCGCTATGGCGATTTCAGCAACCCGGCTTTCACCCGTGCCTTCGAGTTTCTCATGCAGTTTTATCGGGAGAAACTGGCGCCGGTGGGCATCACCCAGGTGACCAACATCTATCAGGGCATGGCCGAAGGTTTCTTCGCGATGTACCTCACCGGGCCGTGGAACATCGGCGAATTCCGCAAGCGCCTGCCGGCTGACTTACAGGATGATTGGATGACGGCGCCCCTGCCCGGCCCGGAGGAACACACGCCCGGCGTCTCGCTCGCCGGCGGTTCGAGCCTGGTGATGTTCAAGCGCTCGCCCCACAAACCGGAAGTCTGGAAGCTGATTGCCTATCTCTCCGAACCCCGGCAACAGCTTGCCTTCTACCGGATCACCGGTGACTTGCCGGCAGTGCGCGCCGCCTGGCAGGATACCTCACTCACCAATAATCGCCATGTCCAGGCGTTTTATCGCCAGCTCGAGCACGTGGTGCCCACGCCCAAAATCCCCGAATGGGAGCAGATTGCGATGAAGGTGCAGCAATACGCCGAGATCGGCTCTTTGCAGCGCCGGCCGGTGGCGGAGGTGCTGGCGGCGCTCGACCGCGAAGTCGATTTGATTCTGGAAAAACGGCGGTGGCTGCTGGAGGTGAGATCCCATGACTGA
- a CDS encoding sugar ABC transporter permease gives MTESRRSRTLQAEIKSLRRAAYFFLAPALLPIFLFFFVPALAAFVLSFTDFDIYALGNFQYMRFVGGKNYVQLLQDPLFWKAMANTFYYVLLGGPLAIAASLGAALLLHSRVMRWKAFFRTVYFAPVVTTLVAVAVVWRFLYHPRFGLLNYLLGLFGIDPIDWLGDPVWAMPAIILLSIWKNFGYNMIIFLAGLQNIPDQLYEAARLDGAGAWQQFTRITLPLLMPTTVFVSIIAMIGNFQLFTEPYVMTQGGPVNSTLSLVLLMYQQGFRWWNLGYSAAIAFVLFGIILAGSVLQSWLQKRREA, from the coding sequence ATGACTGAGTCCCGCCGGTCGCGCACACTGCAGGCGGAAATCAAAAGCTTGCGGCGCGCCGCCTACTTCTTTCTCGCACCCGCGCTGCTTCCGATTTTCCTGTTCTTCTTTGTGCCGGCGCTCGCTGCCTTTGTGCTGAGTTTCACCGATTTCGACATTTATGCGCTCGGCAATTTTCAGTACATGCGCTTTGTGGGAGGGAAGAACTATGTCCAGCTTTTGCAGGACCCGCTGTTTTGGAAGGCCATGGCCAACACCTTTTATTACGTGCTGCTCGGCGGGCCGCTCGCCATTGCCGCCTCATTGGGAGCCGCGCTGCTGCTCCATTCCCGGGTCATGCGCTGGAAGGCTTTCTTTCGCACAGTTTACTTCGCGCCGGTGGTGACCACGCTGGTGGCGGTGGCCGTGGTCTGGCGCTTTCTCTATCATCCCCGTTTTGGTCTGCTGAATTATCTGCTCGGCTTGTTCGGCATCGACCCGATCGACTGGCTGGGCGATCCGGTCTGGGCCATGCCCGCCATCATCCTGCTGTCGATCTGGAAGAACTTCGGCTACAACATGATCATCTTCCTGGCCGGCCTGCAAAACATTCCCGATCAGCTTTATGAAGCCGCACGCCTGGACGGCGCCGGTGCCTGGCAGCAGTTCACCCGCATCACCCTGCCGCTGCTGATGCCCACCACAGTGTTCGTCAGCATCATCGCCATGATCGGCAACTTCCAGTTGTTCACCGAGCCCTACGTGATGACGCAGGGCGGACCGGTCAACAGCACGCTCAGCCTGGTGCTGTTGATGTATCAGCAGGGGTTTCGCTGGTGGAATCTGGGCTATTCCGCGGCGATCGCGTTTGTGCTGTTCGGGATCATTCTCGCCGGTTCCGTGCTGCAGTCCTGGCTGCAAAAACGCCGGGAGGCCTGA
- a CDS encoding carbohydrate ABC transporter permease yields the protein MPRLAKILLLLLAVFLAAATLAPALWMVSASFMAAGEASTFPPRLLPARPTLEHYVALFTRLQLLRYFVNSLILSVSITLISLFLNSMAGYAFAKYRFPGRDRLFRLLVAEMVIPAQVTTLPLFLMLNKIGLINTYFGVMVAGMATIYGIFLIRQFALAIPDSFLEAARMDGAGDFRIYWSVILPLCKPILITLAIFTFMGTWNDFLWPLIVLTDDAMYTLPVALANLTGEHVQDTELMMAGAVVTVLPVMIIFVALQKYYLSGIMAAGLKE from the coding sequence ATGCCCCGTCTCGCTAAAATTTTGCTTCTCCTGCTCGCCGTCTTCCTGGCTGCCGCCACGCTGGCGCCGGCTTTGTGGATGGTCTCGGCCTCGTTTATGGCCGCGGGCGAAGCCAGCACCTTTCCGCCCCGGCTGCTGCCCGCACGGCCGACGCTCGAGCACTATGTCGCGCTTTTCACCCGGCTGCAGCTGCTGCGCTATTTTGTCAACAGTCTGATCCTGAGCGTGAGCATCACGCTGATCTCCCTGTTCCTCAACTCCATGGCGGGTTATGCCTTTGCGAAATACCGCTTTCCCGGCCGTGACCGCCTGTTTCGCTTGTTGGTGGCGGAGATGGTGATTCCGGCACAGGTGACCACGCTGCCGCTTTTTCTCATGCTGAACAAAATCGGGTTGATCAACACCTACTTTGGCGTCATGGTGGCCGGCATGGCCACCATTTACGGCATTTTTTTGATTCGCCAATTCGCGCTTGCCATTCCCGACAGCTTCCTGGAAGCGGCGCGCATGGACGGCGCCGGCGATTTCCGCATTTACTGGTCCGTCATCCTGCCCTTGTGCAAACCCATCCTCATCACCCTCGCGATCTTCACCTTCATGGGGACCTGGAACGACTTCCTTTGGCCGCTGATCGTACTGACCGACGACGCGATGTACACCCTGCCGGTGGCGCTGGCCAACCTCACCGGCGAACACGTGCAGGACACCGAGTTGATGATGGCGGGGGCGGTGGTGACCGTGCTGCCCGTCATGATCATTTTTGTCGCACTGCAGAAATACTACCTCAGCGGCATCATGGCGGCCGGATTGAAAGAATGA